The Microbulbifer sp. TB1203 nucleotide sequence CCGAATTCCGGATGAAACCACTATCCTTAACTTCCGCCATCTACTTGAACAGCATCAACTTGGTCGCCAGCTATTTGAGGAGATCAATAGCCATCTCAAGAGTCATGGCATGCTGTTGAGAGAAGGCAGTATCGTGGATGCCACTATTATCGCTGCGCCGAGCTCAACCAAGAACCGGGAGAAGGCTCGAGATCCAGAGATGCACCAGACCAAGAAAGGCAACCAGTGGCATTTTGGTATGAAGATGCATATTGGCGTCGATGACGTGTTGGGAATCATTCATAGCGTGGACACAACCGCCGCAAATACGCATGACATTACCGCGACTGAGCAGGTTCTCCACGGAGAAGAAAAAAGAGTTTGGGGTGATTCTGGCTACACCGGCGCAGAGAACCGGGAAGAGCTCAAATATCGGGAAGTCGAATGGCATATAGCGATTAAACCGAGCAAGCAGAAAACCCTTCCCGGACAAGACGCCGTTCGGAAAATGGAAAAGATCAAAGCTCAAATTCGGGCGAAGGTGGAGCACCCCTTCCGTTATATCAAGCGCGTGTTTGGCTACGATAAGGTACGCTATCGTGGGCTGGAGAAGAATACCGAACGCCTGTGTCTGTTGGCAGGCTTCACCAACCTGTTAATCGGGAGAAAATACCTGCCCGCCTAGGGGCAGTGCGCCTGAAATCCGCGGATAGCGGGCTTCAGGCAAGGAAAACTGGGAGAATTACGTGAAAACATCGGAAATTTGACTATAAAGCGATCGACTTTTTGACCCTCCCGGTTAATTCCCGAGGGAATGGCGAGTTGATCAGAGGTTCCCTAAGTTGTGAACCGTCAATAACTCGTTTATTTGACAAAGTTACAGCGTGAAGCCTTTCAAGATCGTTTTTTGTAAGCTCATTGCCTTTAGCATCTTTGTACGTGCGGGCCAATCTATCTTCAATATTTAAATTGCCAGACGTGTTTGGATTGACGTAAACAGTTTCGAAGGCAAACCGAAGCGGACAATTCAAGGGTCTATTTGCAAAAAGTCCTGGACTTTTGTGGTCACAGGTGGCCTGAGCTGTCGGGCCGCCACATTCCACTGCAATTCGTCCCTCTTGAATTAAATTGCAAAGCCCTTCAACTCCAATTGATTCGGAAATTCGAGGAATAATTGCAGGATTTGATATTATGATCGTCTCATATAGCAAAAATGATTCAACAAATTTCCCCGCATCAAACTTGCCATTATCAGCCGTGAGTCCATCATAGAGTGTGCTTGAAATCATCTACCATCTCTTTGAGCATAACGCCCTGGTAACTCGACGGAACGGAGTAGCTTGTTTTGTGCTACTAAAGCACAAAACAAGCTGCGCAGTGGAGGTCGAGTTGACCAGTTTGTTAGCACTTTACTGTCTAGCCTCTTGCTCAAAAAATACAGTTAAATCGGATAATTTGGAATTTAGTACTCCAATTTTACCCTCAAAATACAATTTAAATGCCTGTTCTACCCATTCGGCTTGTTCAAAGACGTAGGCGCTCACCCAAAGTACTTCCTTTTCTTTTCCGAAGCCTAATAAGGTTTTTACCTTTTTAGGCTGAACTATGCCAACTAAATAGGCGTATTCATCCGAACTTCCAATGACTGAGACCCATAGATCTACCTAATTACCATCTAAGGTAAGCCAAGCCGAGGAGTAAGCGCGCACAGGTCGAATCTGTGGTTAAAACGTATCCTAATTACCACTCTTGCTAAGTAACGATTACCTGTATATAAATACAGTTATCTCGTTGATCTGCAAGGGAATCCGCCATGGCTCGCAACAAGGTACAGTTCCAGAAGGGCATCAGTTTGACCAAATTCCTCAAGGAGCACGGAACCGAGGACCAGTGCTTCGATGCGCTCTGCCGGTGGCGATGGCCAGACGGATTCCGCTGTCCCCACTGCGGGCATGACAAGTATTGCGACTTGTCTCACCGCAAGCTGAAGCAGTGCAACCGATGTCGCCGCCAGACGTCGATAACCTCGCGCACTATCTTCGACTCCACCAAGCTACCCCTTACCACCTGGTTTCTTGGTATCTTCCTCATTACCCAGGATAAGAAGGGCATCTCCTGCATGGAGCTGGCCCGTCACCTGGGTATCTCCTACAACGCTGCCTGGCGCATGAAGCAGAAGCTCATGCAGGTAATGCTGGAGCGGGACCAGCACTACAAGCTGTCCGGCTTCATCGAGCTGGATGACGCCTATCTTGGCGGCGAGCGTACCGGATGCAAGCCAGGACGCGGCGCTGACGGCAAGACACCCTTTGTTGCCGCTGTTGAAACCACCAAGGAAGGCCAGCCATCCCGGATCAAGCTCTCCATCATCAAGGGTTTCCGAAGCACCGAGATTTCCGCCTGGAGTAAGCGCCATCTGAGTGAAGGCAGCACTGTCATCTCGGATGGCCTCGCGTGTTTCAATGCCGTCACTGAAGCAGGTTGCGCACACGATAAGATTGTCTGTGGTGGTGGCCGCGCTTCCGTTGAAGAGCCCGAGTTCTATTGGGTGAATACTGTACTCGGCAATTTAAAGAGCGCTTTGCGCAGTACCTACCACGCAATCCGGCCTAAATATGCGCAGCGCTATCTGGCGGAATTCCAGTACCGATTCAACCGCAGATTCGATCTTTGCGCGCTCATTCCCCGGCTTATCTACGCCTCTCTCCGGACTCCACCAATGCCGGAAAGATTGCTTAAACTCGGCTTAGCTTAGGTGGTAATTAGGTAGATCTATGTTCGATTGTTGATTCTTTACTGAAATAGTTGGTTCGGAGCCACCATTGCTTTTCCCAACTTGGTCTTTCCATGGAAATTCACGGAATTCTTTTACAAAAATTTCGTAATTGGCATTTCCTTTTAAATCATATTGATCAAAATCGTAACCTGCATATTGGATATCATAGGTAAAGGGACTCGCCATAATTGAACTACATAAAGTTACGAGAATTAATAAAAGTGGTAGATTTTTCATATGATTGCTAACAGTTTATTCAAAAGCCTGGGGCTTTATATCTCCTTGGCTACTATTTACCGCGCTTTCCAAAATCAGGGATCTACATTTCTTTAAAATTCAAGGACTTATCCAGGATCGATCAGATTTCAGCCGGAATTATAAAGCCCCAGGCTCAAGTCGCCTGATTATATACTTAGCAATTGAATATAAGTAACCCACCAGGAAAATCAATAACTTACGCGATTTCTTCCAGAAATAGAAGCTCATGGCTCTTGAATTCAGCGGTTGACAGGGTCTATATTCCTCAATACTGTATAAAAAAACAGTAATTGAGGACAGCTCATGGATGACGTTCGCCCCCCTATCCCGAAGGAATCCGGTAAGTTTATCCCCTCTCTACGCCGGCATATTCGCGAGTCAGGGCTGGCTTACCGTACAGAACAGACTTACGTCCACTGGATCAAACGCTACATTCATTTCAATGAATTGCGCCACCCGAAGATGCTCGGCGTCTCTGATATAGAGCGGTTCCTCAATCATTTGGCAATAAACCGCAACTGTTCAATTAACACTCAGAAGATCGCCCTGAACGCGCTGGTTTACCTTTATAAGCGCTTCCTTGAAGTCGATGTATCCAATCTTGAATTCACCCCTGCCCGGCAGTACCGCCGCCTGCCTACGGTTTATAGCCGAGTGGAAGTTCAGGCCATCCTTGCACACCTGCGGGGCGCCCATCGCCTGCAGGTGGAACTGATGTACGGCTCGGGGTTGCGTTGCGCAGAGTTGCTGTCACTGAGAATCAAAGATATTGATTTCGGCAGCAATAATATTTTCGTTCGCGGCGGCAAGGGAAATAAGGATCGCACGACTATGCTGCCTCAGTCTCTGGTCCCCGCGCTGGAAAAACAAATTGAGTACGTGGAGCTGCTACATGCTCAGGACCTTGAGGATGGCTTTGGCGATGTATATTTGCCTGATGCTTTAGAGCGCAAATATCCCAGTGCGGCCCGCTCCCTGGCCTGGCAGTACCTTTTCCCGGCCTCGAAGGTCGGCCCCGATCCACGCTCTGGTGTTTTGCGTCGCCACCATTTGCACCCAACGGCTCTCGCGAAACAGATCCGCCGGGCTGTGCAGGCCACCGGTGTGAGAAAGCCAGCTCGCGCCCACGCCTTCCGCCACAGCTTTGCCACCCATCTGCTGGAGGCAGGTTATGACCTGCGCACAATTCAGGAGTTACTGGGTCATTCGGACATCAGCACTACAGAGATCTATACCCATGTGGTGAACCGTGGTGGTAAAGGTGTACTCAGTCCGGTAGACCGAATGCAGCCGCCGGGCGGAATCGCTGAGCCGATGGTGGTGTATGGAATGGCAGCTTGAAGAAAAAGGACTGGGGTTGCTTGGGTTAGGCCCTCTCCCCCGGCCCCTCTCCCAAGGGGAGAGGGGGGGGAATAAAAAAGCCCCGCAAATGCGGGGCTTTTCGTTGGCTTGGCCGGATAAGGCTGGCTTACATCATGCCGCCCATTCCACCCATGCCGCCCATTCCACCCATGTCGGGTGCTGCGGGCTTGTCTTCCGGCAGTTCGGCGACCATGACTTCGGTGGTGATCATCAGGCCGGCGATGGAGGCGGCCGCCTGCAGTGCAGTGCGGGTTACCTTGGCCGGGTCGAGGATACCCATTTCCAGCATGTCGCCGTACTCACCGGTGGCGGCGTTGTAGCCGTAGTTGCCGGAACCCTGCTTCACTTTGTCCACCACGACGGAAGACTCGTCACCAGCGTTCTCTACGATCTGGCGCAGCGGCATTTCCATGGCGCGCAGGGCGGCGGCTATGCCGTGGTTCTGGTCTTCGTTGTCGCCGGTCACCTTGACCGCCTGAACAGCGCGGAGCAGTGCGGTACCGCCGCCGGGCACCACGCCCTCTTCAACCGCGGCGCGGGTGGCGTGCAGGGCGTCTTCGACGCGGGCTTTCTTCTCTTTCATTTCCACTTCGGTGGCGGCGCCAACCTTGATCACTGCAACACCACCGGCCAGCTTGGCCACGCGCTCCTGCAGTTTCTCTTTGTCGTAGTCGGAAGAGGAGTCTTCGATCTGGGCACGGATCTGGCCGACGCGGGCTTCGATGTCTTTGACATCGCCGGCGCCGTCCACGATCACGGTGTTCTCCTTGGACAGGGTGACGCGCTTGGCGCTGCCCAGGTGTTCCAGGGTGGCGCTTTCCAGTTCCAGGCCCACTTCTTCGGAGATCACAGTGCCGCCGGTGAGGATGGCGATGTCCTGCAGCATGGCCTTGCGGCGGTCGCCGAAGCCCGGTGCCTTGACGGCGGCCACTTTCACGATACCGCGCATGCTGTTTACCACCAGGGTGGCCAGAGCTTCGCCTTCCACGTCTTCAGCGACGATCAGCAACGGCTTGGACGCCTTGGCTACCTGCTCGAGCAGCGGCAGCAGATCGCGGATGTTGGAGATTTTCTTGTCCACCAGCAGGATGTAAGGCGCTTCCAGCTCAGCGGTCATGTTCTCCTGGTTGGTGATGAAGTAGGGGGACAGGTAACCGCGGTCGAACTGCATACCTTCCACAACGTCCAGTTCGTTCTCCAGGCCGCTGCCCTCTTCCACGGTGATCACGCCTTCCTTGCCCACTTTCTCCATGGCTTCGGCGATGATGGTGCCCACGCTCTCGTCGCTGTTGGCGGAGATGGTGCCCACCTGGGCGATGGACTTGCTGTCTTCACAGGGGGTGGCCAGGCCGGCGATATGATCCACGGCGGCGATCACGGCCTTGTCGATACCGCGCTTCAGGTCCATGGGGTTGAAGCCGGCGGCGACGGATTTGAGGCCTTCGGTAACGATGGCCTGGGCCAGTACGGTGGCGGTGGTGGTGCCGTCACCGGCGGTGTCGGAAGCCTTGGAGGCCACTTCCTTCACCATCTGCGCGCCCATGTTTTCGAACTTGTCTTTCAGTTCGATTTCCTTGGCTACGGATACGCCGTCCTTGGTGACGGTGGGAGCGCCGAAGGACTTGTCCAGTACCACGTTGCGGCCTTTGGGGCCCAGGGTGGTCTTAACTGCGTCGGCCAGAATATTTACGCCCTTGAGCATCTTCTGGCGGGCGCTGTCTCCGAATTTTACGTCTTTAGCTGCCATGATTCTTTTTCCTCAATTCTGTGTGAAGTGGAAGCCGGATTTAGCCTTCCAGCACGCCGTAGATGTCGCTCTCACTCATGATGATCAGCTCTTCGCCATCCATCTTGAGGGTGTTGCTGTCGGCGTAGCGGCCGAATACCACGGTGTCGCCCACTTTTACGGACAGCGCACGCACGTCGCCGTTGTCGAGCAGCTTGCCTTCGCCCACGGCGACGACTTCGCCCTGGTTCGGCTTCTCTTTGGCGGCGCCCGGCAGCACGATGCCACCGGCGGTCTTCTCTTCTTCTTCCTTACGGCGCACTACGACGCGGTCGTGTAAAGGACGAATTTTCATGGATAAGCTCTCCATTGAGTCGTTTGAGGTTTCCAATGTCAGAAAGGCCCTGAACCCAGTGGGCTTTCGGGCCCGAGTGCCCCACTCTGACCGGCAGAGCCGGGGCAAAAACTTGGGGTGCTCCCTATCTATGGGCAGCCGTAGAGATTTCAACAGGAGTGGAAAAAAAAACTGTACGAACGGGGAGCGCCAGCGGCAAAACTGATTACTTTTTATTCACGCTTGTCATCTTCGCGCTTGTAGTCTCCCTCAATGACGTCCTGGTCGCGCTCTCGCCCACGCCCCTCTCCCGGGGGGTAGCCGGGGCCACGCACCACCGTTACATGGCGCAGAATACGTCCCAGCAACAGCTGGCGTAGTCCCGGGATCAAGCAGGCGAAGCCGAGGGCATCGGTGATAAAGCCCGGGGTGAGCAGCAATGCGCCACCCACAGCGAGAAAGATCCCCTCCGCCATCTCCCTGGCGGGGAGTTCGCCGGCCTCCATCTTGCGCTGGGCCCGCATAACGGTGGACAGGCCCTGGCGGCGCAGCAGCGCCAGCCCGACCACCGCGGTGAGCAGCACCAGGCCGATAGTGGGTAGCGCGCCAATTTCGCGACCCACGGTGATCAGCAGCCACATCTCCAGAATGGGCATGATAATGAACAGCAACAGCAGTGGACGCATGGGGTGGGTTCCTCCGGGGCAGTTCACTTGTTGCTTCAAGCGAAACTGGGTATTTTTCAATATGCTGTAATAAATGAGGAGTGCTGGCAAATACTTCAAGGGCGCCGCAATCAACCTAATGCGGCCGGAAGCAAAGGAGGCTTTCATGGAGAGCGAACAGCAGAGCGCGGTACCCACCCCGGCGTTGTCCCGGAACCGCCATCTACTGGACGAGGTGCTCGGCGAAGCGGATATCCGCATCAACGGCGACAGGCCCTGGGATCTTCAACTACACCGCGCCGAAGCGCTGGACGAGATAGTGGCGCGCCACAGCCTGGGGCTGGGCGAGACCTATATGCGGGGCGACTGGGACGTACCGGCCCTGGACCAGTTCTTCTACCGCTTACTGCGCGCCGACCTGACCCGCCATATCAAACCCTGGCGCCACGCCGGGCGTATTCTTCGCAGCTACCTGATCAACCTGCAGAGCCGTGGCCGCGCCTTTGAGGTGGGCGAGCGCCACTACGATCTGGGCAACGAGTTCTACAGCGCCATGCTCGACCGCCGCCTTACCTACAGCTGCGGCTACTGGCGCGAGGCGGAGACCCTGGAGCAGGCGCAGACCGCCAAACTGGACCTGATCTGTCGCAAACTCGGCCTGAAGCCGGGGATGCGCCTGCTGGATATCGGCTGCGGCTGGGGCAGCCTGGTGAGCTACGCCGCAGAGCATTATGGGGTTGAATGTGTGGGGGTCACCGTCTCCAAGGCCCAGTGCGACTATATCCGGGAGCACTACGAGGACCTGCCGATCACCGTACACCTGCAGGATTACCGCAGCCTCAACCAATCGTTCGACCGCATCGCCAGTGTGGGCATGTTCGAGCACGTGGGCCACAAAAACCACCGCGCCTTCATGCGCGTGGCCAGGCGCTGCCTGAAGAGGGACGGGCTGTTGCTGCTCCACACCATCGGCAAGAACCAGCGCCGCTCCACCACCGATCCCTGGATTGAGAAGTACATATTCCCCAACGGCGAGCTGCCCTCGGCGGGCCAGATCGGCGACGCCGCCAACAACCTGCTGGTTTGCGAGGACCTGCACAACTTCGGCAGCGACTACGACCGCACCCTGATGGCTTGGCACCGTAACTTCGAGGAGCACTGGCCGCGCTTCGCCGGGCAGTACGGCCAGCGCTTCTACCGTATGTGGCGCTACTACCTGCTATCCTGCGCCGGCGCCTTCCGCGCGCGGCATATCCAGTTGTGGCAGTGGATGTTCTCGGAAAGGCTGGAGGGCGGCGTACAGAGGGTGTCTTGAATGCGGAATGATTGAATGCGGAATGCGGAATGCGGAATGCGGAATGGCGAAACTAACTCTCGCGAGATTGTAAATTAAATTGTGTAACTGCTCATGCCTCCGTACTCTGCACCAGAGGATACTATGAGCAGAACAATGAAAAACCACGACCTGGAACAACAACTCAAAGCCCACGTCACTGAGCTGGCCAAGGGCGTCAAGTCCGAGGCCGACCTGAACGACCTTACCCAGAAGCTGGTGAAGATGACAGTGGAGGCGGCGCTAGGCGCGGAGCTGGACGACCACCTGGGCTACGACAAGCATGATCCAGTAGGGCGTGGTTCCGGCAATAGCCGCAACGGCACCAGCTCCAAACGCCTGAAGGGCCAGCACGGCGAAGTCGAGATCAATGCCCCCAGAGACCGCTCTGGCACCTTCGAGCCCCAGTTTGTGCGCAAAGGGCAAACCCGCCTGACGCAGATGGACAACCAGATTCTGGCGCTGTACGCGAAAGGGATGAGCACCCGCGATATCGTGGATGCTTTCAAGGAGATGTACGATGCGGACGTCTCGGCAACACTCGTCTCCAAGGTCACCGAGCAGGTCATGGAGACGGTCACCGAGTGGCAGAGCCGCCCCCTTGATGCCGTCTACCCGATTGTCTACCTGGACTGCATCGTTCTGAAAATCCGCCAGAACAAGCGGGTCATCAACAAGGCCATGTACGTCGCCCTTGGCGTCAACATGGAGGGACAGAAGGAGCTGCTGGGTCTGTGGCTGGCGGAAACGGAAGGCGCCAAGTTCTGGCTATCCGTACTCACCGAGCTGAAGAACCGCGGACTGCAAGACATCCTGATCGCCTGCGTGGATGGCCTGAAAGGCTTCCCGGAAGCCATCGCGGCGGAATACCCGGAGACCAAGGTTCAACTGTGCATTGTGCACATGATCCGTAACTCGCTGAAATACGTTTCCTGGAAGGACTACAAGGCCGTAACGGCTGACCTGAAGGAGGTCTACACCTCAGTTACCGAAACGGCAGCACACGCGGAGCTGGAGCGCTTTGCGGAGAAGTGGGACGACAAGTACCCGCAGATCAGCAAGTCCTGGGCAACCCACTGGCCAAACCTGATCACTCTGTTTGAGTATCCGCCAGAGATCCGGAAAGTGATCTACACCACCAACGCCATTGAGTCCCTAAACAGCGTTATCCGCAAGGCGACGAAACAGCGGAAGGTGTTCCCAACGGACGACTCGGCGATGAAGGTAGTCTTCTTGGCCATGCAGTCCGCAGCGAAAAAGTGGACGATGCCCATCCGCAACTGGAAGCCAGCACTGAACCGTTTTATGATTGAATTTGGTGATCGCTTGACCGATTACCAGTAACCAACTGGTACGGGCGGTTACACAGAATTATTTACAGCCTCACTCTCGCTCTTCGTTGTCGCCTTTTTCCGGTGCTTGATGGTTTTTGAGCTGGTTACCAGTATGGCGATCAGCTCATTAGCCTCCTCCATGAGATCGTCCAGCCGCTCTCTCTTCACCAAATTGGAACCTATCAGGAGTTCGAGCCAATAGAGGGTTTCCTCCAGCTCCTGTTGTGCCACTTCGATCTTGCTGATCATCTCCGCATCGGAGCGGCTTCGTTTACCCTCTCTGATATGTGCCCCGACCGAAGTGCCCGAACGTAACATTTGCTTTCCGATGACCTGTGCCTCGGTGGATTTCGGCAAACTGGAGTAAAGCCGAATAATCCGCAACGCAAAGCGCTTGGTTCTCTCGACAATACTCCAGTTGGCACTCATCCTAGTTATTCCGCATTCCGCATTCCGCATTCCGGACTAAATCCGCGCGCCGCCGTCGATATCCAGTACGCGGCCGCTGACGAAATCGTTTTCGAGGATAAACGCCACCGTGGAGGCGATTTCGTCCTGTTCACCCAGCCGGCGCAGGGGCACCTGCTTAACCAGGGACTCGAGGATCTCGGGGCGCATCTGCGCCACCATATCGGTATTGATAAAGCCCGGTGCGATAGCGGCAACGCGCACGCCGTAGCGGGCCAGTTCCCGCGCCCAGGTGACGGTCATGGCGGCCACCCCGGCCTTGCTCGCGGAGTAGTTGGTCTGGCCCATATTGCCGGCGCGGGACAGGCTGGAAATGTTCACGATCACTCCGCCCCGCCTGCTCTCTGCCATGATGCCCGCCGCCGCACGGCCGCACAGGAAAACGCCGGTGAGGTTGACATCGATCACCGATTGCCACTGGGCCAGGGACATGCGGTCGGCCAGTTTGCCGTCCTTCACCTTGATCAGCATGCCGTCACGCATGATGCCGGCGTTGTTGACCAGCACATCGAGCCCACCGAAATCCGCGGCGATCTGCGCCAGGCCGCTGTCCACCTCCTCTTCCGAGGACACATCGATGCGGTAGCTGCGCGCCTCGGCCCCCAGCTTTTCACAGGCGGCGACACTCTCCGCCAGGCCCGGCCCGTTCACGTCGATCAGCGCCAGGCGGGCGCCGCGGGCTGCCAGGTACTCCGCCATGGCCCGGCCCAGGCCCTGTCCGGCGCCGGTGATGACCACAATGCTTTCGGCAACTTGCATTTGATTCCTCGTCGTAATCGTTATTAGTTCCCTCTCCCCTCCGGGGAGAGGGTCAGGGAGAGGGGAAACCGAAGACTGCTACCACTGGTAGCCGACGCCCACGGTCAGCTTGGTGTCTTCTTTCTCGCTCTCCAGGGAGGGGGTGTTGTCGTAGAGCCAGTGGTAGGCGACCTCCATCAGTACCCCCTTCACCAGCGGCGTGCGCATTCCCAGCTTGGCGTTGCTCTGGTAGTCGTCGCCGCTGTCGATGGACTGCAGCATCTCCTGGTTGAAGTAGATCTCCGGCCCCACGGAGAACTTGTAGCGGTAATCCACCGCCGCCCGGGCCGCAGCGTAGCGGTCGTCCTGGTTCTCGCTCAGCTCGCTGTCTATAAAATCCTCTTTCAGGCTGCTGATACCACCTTGCACCGAAAAGGCGGTCTTGTCGGTATCGTAGAACAGGTAACCCATGCCGAGACCCACGGTGGTGCCCAGGTCCAGGTTGCGCGCTTCCTCGTGCTCCAGCGCGCTGTTGGCCGCGGCGAACCACTTCTCCGCGAAGATCCAGCGCAAGTTGTAGCTGAGCTGGTACTTTTCCAGGGAACCCACTTCGATATTGTTCTGGTTCTGGTAAAGCACATTCAACAGGTGGTGGAAATCGCTATGGCGGATATCCAGATTCGCATTGACATCCAGGTCTTTGCGCTCGCGGTTACCGTGTTCGAAGACCCCGCCCGCACTGACATTGCCATGGAGAATCGTGGGGTTACCGACAAACTTGACATAGGGTTCGGCGCGTTCGATTGCGGGAAAATCCATCACCCAGCCAGAGCCCTCGTCGCAGTAGAGTTCCCACTGTTCGCGCCGGTGACCCGCCAGGGTACAGGGCTCATCACGACCGGCAATCTTCAAGTCCAGATCCGTATCCAGCGACAGGATTTTGGCCTTGTCGATGCGAACCTCACCGAAGTTCTCCGAATTCCACACCACATGCTCCCGCTCCACCAGCACCAGTTCCCCGTGCACCCGGTCGCCGTTGCTCAGGGTGAGGACACCGGCCGCAGCATTGAGGGAGACAAGGGAAAGAAAAAACAGGAAGATAGAGGTTAATTTATGAACAGCTTGAACCACGAAAGAAAATCCTGGAATTACTGGAGTTATCGAAAGTGAATTTTTCTGCGGGAGATAACGCACGAAATGAGGGCAATGATGCCACAACTCGAATCTGCCGTGTACTGGCGGAGATACCTCGGGGGTATGTAATCACTTACGGCGACCTCGCCGAGATGGCCGGCTACCCCCGCGCGGCGAGGCTCGCCGGCCAGACGTTGCGCAAGCTGCCCCGCGGCACCAAACTTCCCTGGCACCGGGTAATCAACGCCCAGGGGCGGATCTCCCTGCCGGAGCCGGCGTCGCAGCGGCAGATCGAACGATTGCAGAAGGAGGGGATTACGCTGCTGAACGGCAGGGTGGATTTGAAGAAGTACCGATGGAATCCCTAATCCGGGTTTCGCTCTATCGGCTTGGCCATAACGGTGACCGATTCGGGCTTGCTGTTCCCCTTCCAGGGCGCCACCACCATCAGCAGCAGCATCCCGGGCACGGCCAGTGCTGTGCAAATCAGGTAGAACTCGGTCCAACCCACTCTCTCCACGATAAATCCCGTAGTGGCATTGGCGAAGGTACGCGGCAGCGCGGTGAGTGCGGTGAACAGGGCCAACTGCGTCGCTGTGTGGTGTTTGCTGGTCGTTCGCGCAATGAACGCCACAAATGCCGCGGTACCCAGCCCTACACCGAGGTATTCAAAACTGATCACCAGTGCCAGCAACCACAGGTTGGGTTCAAAGCCCGGCGTTCCCACCCTTCCCACATTCGCCTCGGAGAGCAGGATAAAGCCCAGGATTGACGCCATTTGCACAACCCCAAATAGCCATAGACTCTTATTGATACCGATACGCACCATCAGAAGGCCGCCCAGAATACCGCCGATGACCATTGGCCAAAGGCCGGCGTTTTTGGCAACCAGGCCGATTTCGGTTTTGCTGTAACCCATATCCAGATAAAAGGGGGTAGCGAGTGCAGTGGCCATGTTGTCCCCCAACTTGTAGAGGAACATGAAGGTGAGCACCAACAATGCCTGCCTGACGCCGTTGCGTTTGAAAAACTCTATAAACGGCAGGGTCACCGCTTCCGCCAAAGTCTTTGGCCTCGCCGCCGGATGAGTGGGTTCACTCACCATCAGGGTCATCACCAGGCCCACGCCCATGAAGGCGGCAGTGATTAAAAACACCTGATCCCAGGGGAGAATATCGGCGAGCACCAGACTCAGCGCCCCGGGTATAAGCCCGGCGATCCGGTAAGCGTTGACGTGGAAGGAGTTACCCAGGCCCAGTTCGCGATCCGGAAGGATTTCCCTGCGAAAAGCGTCCAGCACTATATCCTGGCTGGCACTAAAGAACGCCACACCGCCACATAATACGGCCACGGTCCAGATGGAAACCTTGGGGTCCAGCAGGCCCAGCACACCGATGGTAAGCAGCAGCAGCAGCTGTGTGACCAGCAGCCAACCGCGGCGCCGGCCCAAAAAGGGCATCTGATAGCGCTCCATCAGGGGAGACCACAGAAATTTCCATGTATAGG carries:
- the cfa gene encoding cyclopropane fatty acyl phospholipid synthase, which codes for MESEQQSAVPTPALSRNRHLLDEVLGEADIRINGDRPWDLQLHRAEALDEIVARHSLGLGETYMRGDWDVPALDQFFYRLLRADLTRHIKPWRHAGRILRSYLINLQSRGRAFEVGERHYDLGNEFYSAMLDRRLTYSCGYWREAETLEQAQTAKLDLICRKLGLKPGMRLLDIGCGWGSLVSYAAEHYGVECVGVTVSKAQCDYIREHYEDLPITVHLQDYRSLNQSFDRIASVGMFEHVGHKNHRAFMRVARRCLKRDGLLLLHTIGKNQRRSTTDPWIEKYIFPNGELPSAGQIGDAANNLLVCEDLHNFGSDYDRTLMAWHRNFEEHWPRFAGQYGQRFYRMWRYYLLSCAGAFRARHIQLWQWMFSERLEGGVQRVS
- a CDS encoding IS256 family transposase, which translates into the protein MKNHDLEQQLKAHVTELAKGVKSEADLNDLTQKLVKMTVEAALGAELDDHLGYDKHDPVGRGSGNSRNGTSSKRLKGQHGEVEINAPRDRSGTFEPQFVRKGQTRLTQMDNQILALYAKGMSTRDIVDAFKEMYDADVSATLVSKVTEQVMETVTEWQSRPLDAVYPIVYLDCIVLKIRQNKRVINKAMYVALGVNMEGQKELLGLWLAETEGAKFWLSVLTELKNRGLQDILIACVDGLKGFPEAIAAEYPETKVQLCIVHMIRNSLKYVSWKDYKAVTADLKEVYTSVTETAAHAELERFAEKWDDKYPQISKSWATHWPNLITLFEYPPEIRKVIYTTNAIESLNSVIRKATKQRKVFPTDDSAMKVVFLAMQSAAKKWTMPIRNWKPALNRFMIEFGDRLTDYQ
- a CDS encoding four helix bundle protein gives rise to the protein MSANWSIVERTKRFALRIIRLYSSLPKSTEAQVIGKQMLRSGTSVGAHIREGKRSRSDAEMISKIEVAQQELEETLYWLELLIGSNLVKRERLDDLMEEANELIAILVTSSKTIKHRKKATTKSESEAVNNSV
- a CDS encoding SDR family oxidoreductase; this translates as MQVAESIVVITGAGQGLGRAMAEYLAARGARLALIDVNGPGLAESVAACEKLGAEARSYRIDVSSEEEVDSGLAQIAADFGGLDVLVNNAGIMRDGMLIKVKDGKLADRMSLAQWQSVIDVNLTGVFLCGRAAAGIMAESRRGGVIVNISSLSRAGNMGQTNYSASKAGVAAMTVTWARELARYGVRVAAIAPGFINTDMVAQMRPEILESLVKQVPLRRLGEQDEIASTVAFILENDFVSGRVLDIDGGARI
- a CDS encoding DUF481 domain-containing protein; its protein translation is MVQAVHKLTSIFLFFLSLVSLNAAAGVLTLSNGDRVHGELVLVEREHVVWNSENFGEVRIDKAKILSLDTDLDLKIAGRDEPCTLAGHRREQWELYCDEGSGWVMDFPAIERAEPYVKFVGNPTILHGNVSAGGVFEHGNRERKDLDVNANLDIRHSDFHHLLNVLYQNQNNIEVGSLEKYQLSYNLRWIFAEKWFAAANSALEHEEARNLDLGTTVGLGMGYLFYDTDKTAFSVQGGISSLKEDFIDSELSENQDDRYAAARAAVDYRYKFSVGPEIYFNQEMLQSIDSGDDYQSNAKLGMRTPLVKGVLMEVAYHWLYDNTPSLESEKEDTKLTVGVGYQW
- a CDS encoding MGMT family protein; the protein is MNFSAGDNARNEGNDATTRICRVLAEIPRGYVITYGDLAEMAGYPRAARLAGQTLRKLPRGTKLPWHRVINAQGRISLPEPASQRQIERLQKEGITLLNGRVDLKKYRWNP
- a CDS encoding AmpG family muropeptide MFS transporter, whose product is MSGNTLREAIFNRRMLICIATGFSSGLPLYVLIQLVPAWLRSEDVSLAAIGLFSLVGFPYTWKFLWSPLMERYQMPFLGRRRGWLLVTQLLLLLTIGVLGLLDPKVSIWTVAVLCGGVAFFSASQDIVLDAFRREILPDRELGLGNSFHVNAYRIAGLIPGALSLVLADILPWDQVFLITAAFMGVGLVMTLMVSEPTHPAARPKTLAEAVTLPFIEFFKRNGVRQALLVLTFMFLYKLGDNMATALATPFYLDMGYSKTEIGLVAKNAGLWPMVIGGILGGLLMVRIGINKSLWLFGVVQMASILGFILLSEANVGRVGTPGFEPNLWLLALVISFEYLGVGLGTAAFVAFIARTTSKHHTATQLALFTALTALPRTFANATTGFIVERVGWTEFYLICTALAVPGMLLLMVVAPWKGNSKPESVTVMAKPIERNPD